In Clostridium swellfunianum, a genomic segment contains:
- a CDS encoding alpha/beta fold hydrolase yields MVSLLEKVVLGHTKQWILARGSSEQNSIILFLHGGPGLPMMPFHQHFQRDIEDKYLVVHWDQRGAGKSYSEDIPADSMNLSQLLSDAQELVHLLKKKYKKDKIYLAGHSWGTILGINLVHNHPEDFYGFISIGQVVDFSQALNISHAFALGKAKQQGCEEAVNELIGIGEPPFNVDDTKLSIILKNVGRFGGRMHNEISFPSIAKKCEEYTEEDIENIPKGLAFSDIHLWKEVINSRMMDNYLEFEIPIYFLCGKYDYITPTVLVEEYCKKINAPVKKVIVLENSAHFPYIEEPKAFSKAIIDILESHKDNLW; encoded by the coding sequence ATGGTCAGCTTATTAGAAAAAGTTGTTTTAGGACATACAAAGCAGTGGATATTAGCAAGGGGCAGCAGCGAGCAGAATTCTATAATTTTATTTTTGCATGGTGGACCAGGACTGCCAATGATGCCTTTTCATCAACATTTTCAAAGGGATATAGAGGACAAGTATTTAGTTGTACATTGGGATCAGAGGGGAGCAGGCAAATCCTATTCAGAGGATATACCAGCTGACAGCATGAATTTATCACAGCTGTTATCAGACGCTCAGGAATTAGTTCATTTATTAAAAAAGAAGTATAAGAAAGATAAAATATACTTGGCAGGACATTCTTGGGGAACTATCCTTGGTATTAACCTGGTTCATAATCATCCTGAGGATTTTTATGGCTTTATTAGCATTGGGCAAGTTGTTGATTTCTCACAAGCATTAAATATATCCCATGCTTTTGCGCTGGGAAAAGCAAAACAGCAAGGCTGCGAGGAAGCAGTAAATGAGCTTATTGGAATTGGTGAGCCGCCATTTAATGTGGATGATACGAAGCTGTCTATAATTCTTAAGAATGTGGGAAGATTCGGTGGCAGGATGCATAACGAAATAAGTTTTCCTAGCATTGCAAAGAAGTGTGAGGAGTATACAGAAGAAGATATAGAAAATATACCAAAGGGCTTGGCTTTTTCAGATATACATCTTTGGAAGGAGGTAATTAATTCAAGAATGATGGACAACTATTTGGAGTTTGAGATACCTATATATTTTTTATGCGGCAAGTATGATTATATAACTCCAACTGTGTTAGTTGAGGAATACTGCAAAAAAATTAATGCACCAGTGAAAAAAGTGATTGTGTTAGAAAACTCTGCGCATTTTCCATATATTGAAGAACCAAAAGCCTTTTCAAAGGCGATAATAGATATTTTAGAGAGCCATAAGGATAATTTATGGTAA
- a CDS encoding rhodanese-like domain-containing protein, whose protein sequence is MFNNKNVKNISADEAYKLINENKNLVVLDVRTKGEFESGHIPKAKNIPLQQLSTRINELNKFKSTPILVHCASGGRSPSAVNTLAKNEFTNIYHLKRGLMSWKYPLK, encoded by the coding sequence ATGTTTAATAACAAGAATGTAAAAAACATATCGGCTGATGAAGCTTATAAATTGATAAACGAAAATAAAAATTTAGTTGTACTTGACGTGAGAACAAAAGGTGAGTTTGAATCAGGTCACATACCAAAAGCTAAGAATATTCCATTGCAGCAGTTATCCACTAGAATAAATGAGCTTAACAAGTTTAAATCTACTCCTATACTTGTACACTGCGCATCAGGTGGGAGAAGCCCCTCGGCAGTTAATACTCTAGCAAAAAATGAGTTCACTAATATTTATCACTTAAAAAGAGGACTAATGTCTTGGAAGTATCCTTTGAAATAA
- a CDS encoding cysteine desulfurase family protein, whose amino-acid sequence MIYMDYNATTPIDKRVADAVQPYLYQVFGNPSSNHEAGRLAKEAVEKAREQVALLLNSSPKEIIFTSGGSESNNTVIKGTAYSYKNKGNHIITSQIEHPAVLAPCRFLESNGYEVTYLPVDEYGMVSVRDVENAITGKTILITIMHSNNETGTIQPIEEIGRITREHNVLFHTDASQSVGKVPIDVNKLNLDFLTVAGHKLYAPKGVGALYMRSGINIEPLIHGAGHQAERRAGTENIVLNVALGKACELAKEAIDSSTIEELTQYFYNKLSEIFGDKIKLNGHPAIKLPNTLNISFLGLNGYEIIEKLGDAALSTGSACHSGSVSISPVLDAMGIPFEIARGAVRFSFGRYTTKEELDAVLYKLQQL is encoded by the coding sequence ATGATTTATATGGATTATAACGCAACAACCCCTATAGACAAAAGGGTAGCTGATGCAGTTCAGCCCTATTTATATCAAGTGTTTGGAAATCCCTCAAGCAATCATGAAGCAGGCAGATTGGCAAAAGAGGCTGTAGAAAAAGCTAGAGAACAGGTAGCATTGCTTCTTAACAGTTCTCCTAAAGAAATAATATTTACAAGCGGTGGAAGCGAGTCAAACAATACAGTTATTAAAGGCACAGCTTACTCATATAAGAATAAAGGAAACCATATCATAACCTCTCAAATAGAGCATCCTGCTGTTTTGGCTCCTTGCAGGTTTCTAGAAAGCAATGGTTATGAAGTTACATATTTGCCAGTGGATGAATATGGCATGGTTAGTGTGAGGGATGTAGAAAATGCTATAACTGGTAAAACAATTTTAATTACTATAATGCATTCAAACAACGAAACCGGCACTATACAGCCCATTGAAGAAATAGGAAGAATAACCAGGGAACATAATGTACTTTTTCATACTGATGCCTCGCAGTCTGTTGGAAAGGTTCCAATCGATGTAAACAAGCTGAACTTGGACTTTTTAACTGTTGCAGGACACAAGCTATATGCTCCAAAAGGAGTAGGTGCTTTATACATGAGAAGTGGCATTAACATTGAGCCGTTAATCCATGGAGCTGGTCATCAAGCTGAAAGAAGAGCCGGTACTGAAAATATAGTTTTAAACGTTGCCCTTGGAAAAGCCTGTGAGCTTGCGAAAGAAGCCATTGATAGCAGCACAATAGAAGAGCTTACTCAATATTTCTACAACAAGCTTTCAGAAATATTTGGAGATAAGATTAAGTTAAACGGACACCCAGCTATTAAGCTTCCAAATACGCTGAACATAAGCTTTCTAGGACTTAACGGCTATGAAATAATAGAAAAGCTTGGAGATGCTGCACTTTCAACAGGCTCAGCATGCCACTCTGGTTCAGTTTCAATATCACCAGTTCTTGACGCTATGGGAATTCCCTTCGAAATTGCCCGTGGAGCTGTAAGATTTAGTTTTGGAAGATACACAACAAAAGAAGAATTAGATGCTGTACTTTACAAGCTTCAGCAGCTTTAA
- a CDS encoding ClbS/DfsB family four-helix bundle protein → MQEYKTKEELIEEIEKTSKLFIAEFDDITESDKDKLLEGVDRTPAQMLAYQLGWLNLIMSWDKDELSGKEVITPAPNYKWNKLGGLYNSFYEQYEAYTLYELKNLYKDLVSTFIEWTNNFSKDELYGQGIRRWAASTPSKWPIWKWIHINTVAPFKSFRTKIRKWKKLNAQ, encoded by the coding sequence ATGCAAGAGTATAAAACTAAAGAAGAATTGATTGAGGAAATTGAGAAAACCTCAAAGTTATTCATTGCAGAATTTGATGATATAACTGAATCTGATAAAGACAAATTGCTGGAAGGCGTAGATCGTACGCCAGCGCAGATGCTTGCATACCAGCTTGGGTGGCTTAATTTGATTATGAGTTGGGATAAAGATGAGCTTTCAGGCAAAGAAGTTATAACACCTGCTCCAAACTACAAGTGGAATAAGTTAGGTGGATTATACAATAGCTTCTATGAACAGTATGAAGCTTATACCTTATATGAACTGAAAAATTTGTATAAGGATTTAGTAAGTACATTCATTGAGTGGACAAACAACTTTTCAAAGGATGAGTTATACGGGCAGGGCATTAGGAGGTGGGCAGCGTCTACGCCATCTAAGTGGCCAATATGGAAATGGATTCATATAAATACAGTTGCTCCATTCAAATCATTTCGCACTAAAATAAGAAAATGGAAAAAATTAAATGCACAATAA
- a CDS encoding DUF401 family protein — protein sequence MDIIKLILIFSCIVIVIKLKKPLYASILAGILGTILLYGINPLVAIKLMKNGAFSLGTTNLVLAFYTITFLQRMMEKREHLLLVEKSLSNLFNSRRVNAMVAPFIIGLLPSAGAVLIASPIVDNAGGDYISNEEKTFITSYFRHISESFLPTYSTILLALNLSGIDMTAFVLAMLPMVAVLFWLGYFMHVKKIPKDTGIKESTDKLEDVKNLIISLWPIAVIIVIILGLKVPVHYAVFPIIILSFMINKFSFDEIKPMFISAIEGKLILTTIVIMMFKEILTFTGVIQRLPEYFSALPIPPVIIFMLIFFFGTLVAGAKGMIAIALPLAYATIPSGGLALMILIMCTTYIAMQISPTHICLAIVVEHYGTSFIDLVKKTMPIVLIFVVISSLYSYLLFLLL from the coding sequence ATGGACATTATTAAGTTGATATTAATTTTTTCATGTATAGTTATAGTAATAAAGCTAAAAAAACCTTTGTATGCATCAATATTGGCGGGCATATTAGGTACAATTTTGTTATATGGGATAAACCCATTAGTAGCCATTAAACTTATGAAGAATGGGGCTTTTAGCTTAGGTACAACGAATCTTGTTTTAGCTTTTTACACAATTACCTTTTTGCAGAGAATGATGGAAAAAAGAGAGCATTTGCTGCTAGTGGAAAAATCCTTAAGTAATTTATTTAATAGCAGAAGAGTAAATGCAATGGTTGCACCATTTATAATTGGTTTATTACCATCTGCGGGTGCAGTGCTAATAGCTTCTCCAATCGTTGACAATGCTGGAGGAGATTATATAAGTAATGAAGAAAAGACTTTCATCACTAGTTACTTCAGACACATTTCTGAATCCTTTTTACCTACATACTCAACTATTTTACTAGCATTAAATCTTTCAGGCATAGATATGACAGCCTTTGTATTAGCAATGCTGCCTATGGTGGCTGTATTGTTTTGGCTAGGATATTTTATGCATGTTAAAAAGATTCCCAAAGATACTGGAATTAAAGAATCAACTGACAAACTTGAAGACGTAAAAAATTTAATAATTAGCCTATGGCCAATTGCGGTGATCATAGTAATTATCTTAGGGTTAAAAGTCCCTGTTCACTATGCAGTTTTTCCTATTATAATACTTTCATTTATGATAAACAAATTTAGTTTTGATGAGATAAAACCAATGTTTATATCAGCAATAGAAGGCAAATTAATATTAACTACTATTGTAATAATGATGTTTAAAGAAATTTTGACTTTTACAGGGGTTATTCAAAGATTACCTGAATACTTTTCAGCCTTGCCTATTCCACCAGTAATTATTTTTATGCTAATATTTTTCTTTGGTACATTGGTGGCGGGGGCTAAAGGCATGATCGCAATAGCACTGCCTTTAGCATATGCCACTATTCCAAGCGGCGGATTAGCCTTAATGATACTGATTATGTGTACAACCTATATTGCTATGCAAATTTCACCAACTCATATTTGTTTGGCAATAGTAGTAGAGCACTATGGCACTTCATTTATAGATTTGGTAAAAAAGACTATGCCTATAGTATTAATTTTTGTTGTAATCAGCTCTCTTTACAGTTACTTATTATTTTTACTGCTGTAA
- a CDS encoding putative signal transducing protein, with protein MFCPKCKSEYEDGYYICADCGTELVEEEKLPSNKEFEYVELTTVAETNNLGLVALAKSVLDSEGIKYYANDTQFYIARGALFVQIQVPISDAIKAKELLKDIGL; from the coding sequence ATGTTCTGTCCAAAATGTAAGAGTGAGTATGAAGACGGATATTATATCTGTGCGGATTGTGGAACTGAATTAGTAGAAGAAGAAAAGCTACCAAGTAACAAAGAATTTGAATATGTAGAACTTACTACAGTCGCAGAAACTAATAATTTAGGATTAGTAGCATTAGCGAAATCTGTTTTAGATTCTGAGGGAATAAAATATTATGCAAACGATACACAGTTTTATATTGCAAGAGGTGCGCTTTTTGTACAAATCCAAGTGCCAATATCAGATGCAATAAAAGCAAAAGAATTATTAAAAGATATAGGACTATAA
- a CDS encoding SDR family oxidoreductase: MKVLVTGATGNVGSSIVKELLARGENVVAATTNIEKIYKLFDNKVEPVYFDFTDNNTFNNALEAVDRVFLMRPPHLGKPEHLYPFIDAMKAHDIKLVSFLSLMGVENNTIPPHHKIEKYIEKLHLPYAHVRPGFFMQNLSGIHSVEIREKHEIFVPAGKSKTSFIDVADIGLATAILLHEPEKYKNTAHTITGLEALDYFQVADILSKAVGRKITYTKPGYLKYRNYYIKKRGLDKTYVNVTIALYFMTRMGTAKDITKDFYELTGRKPRTFEEFAKDNIKYFI, translated from the coding sequence ATGAAGGTATTAGTAACTGGAGCCACAGGCAACGTGGGAAGCTCAATAGTTAAGGAACTGCTGGCTAGGGGAGAGAATGTAGTCGCTGCAACTACAAATATTGAGAAAATCTACAAACTATTTGATAACAAGGTTGAACCTGTGTACTTTGATTTTACCGACAACAACACATTTAACAACGCACTTGAAGCTGTAGATAGGGTGTTTCTTATGAGACCACCTCATCTTGGAAAGCCTGAACATTTATACCCTTTCATTGATGCAATGAAGGCTCATGATATTAAATTAGTTTCATTCCTTTCTTTGATGGGGGTGGAAAATAATACAATACCGCCTCATCATAAAATTGAAAAATATATTGAAAAACTACATCTTCCTTATGCTCATGTTCGGCCTGGATTCTTTATGCAAAATTTATCAGGAATTCACTCAGTTGAAATAAGAGAAAAGCATGAGATTTTTGTACCTGCAGGAAAGAGTAAAACAAGTTTTATTGATGTAGCGGATATTGGGCTTGCAACAGCTATTTTGCTTCATGAACCTGAAAAATATAAAAATACTGCTCATACAATAACTGGTCTCGAAGCCTTAGACTATTTCCAAGTTGCAGATATATTAAGCAAAGCAGTAGGGAGAAAAATTACTTATACAAAGCCTGGATACTTAAAATATAGAAACTATTACATTAAAAAGAGAGGGCTTGATAAGACCTATGTGAATGTGACTATAGCGCTATATTTTATGACTAGAATGGGAACAGCAAAAGATATCACAAAAGATTTTTATGAGTTAACAGGTAGAAAGCCTCGCACATTTGAAGAGTTTGCAAAGGACAACATTAAATATTTTATTTAA
- a CDS encoding MarR family winged helix-turn-helix transcriptional regulator, translated as MKENIIACEDAITRFCRLQMNIRRELPIRASEMGVLIYVEKSDKEATPLMISNFFGIAKPSVTDMVNSLVNKDYLVKIPSIADKRSYTLGVTPKGEELLETTYKEYFIGIELLEEKMGYEEFKLFTQLLQKANQILSEER; from the coding sequence ATGAAGGAAAATATTATTGCTTGTGAAGATGCTATAACAAGATTCTGTCGTTTGCAAATGAATATAAGAAGAGAGTTGCCTATAAGAGCAAGTGAGATGGGTGTTTTAATTTATGTTGAAAAAAGTGATAAAGAAGCCACTCCTCTGATGATAAGTAACTTCTTTGGGATAGCTAAACCTTCCGTTACAGATATGGTTAATTCATTAGTTAATAAGGATTACTTAGTTAAAATACCATCCATAGCTGATAAAAGAAGTTATACTCTTGGAGTTACACCAAAAGGAGAAGAGCTTTTAGAGACTACTTATAAAGAGTATTTTATAGGTATAGAGCTTCTCGAGGAAAAAATGGGGTATGAAGAATTTAAACTATTTACCCAACTGCTTCAAAAAGCAAATCAAATACTAAGTGAGGAGAGATAA
- a CDS encoding GNAT family N-acetyltransferase produces MKKLIIRECSIEDLEDILLLQHQWVKEDITHGLIPVEKSYIETKLGKYFLVAESDSKIIGFVYGSIHTADNMAVIDNGQLYIEVEDIYVASDYRGTGLGSSLLDEILHIAKGNGIDRSLIYSSTKDMEGIISFYKKHNYKTWYIQMFK; encoded by the coding sequence ATGAAGAAACTTATAATTAGAGAATGCTCAATAGAGGATTTGGAGGATATTTTATTATTACAACATCAATGGGTAAAAGAAGACATAACTCACGGACTTATTCCTGTTGAAAAAAGTTATATAGAAACTAAACTTGGCAAGTATTTTTTAGTTGCTGAATCAGATAGTAAAATCATAGGTTTTGTATACGGTTCAATTCACACAGCAGATAATATGGCTGTCATTGATAACGGACAGTTATATATAGAAGTAGAAGATATTTATGTGGCATCAGATTATAGGGGTACAGGACTAGGAAGCAGTTTATTGGATGAGATATTACATATTGCAAAGGGCAATGGGATTGATAGGTCCTTAATATATTCATCAACAAAAGATATGGAAGGCATTATAAGTTTTTATAAAAAGCATAATTACAAAACATGGTATATTCAAATGTTTAAATAA
- a CDS encoding DUF302 domain-containing protein: protein MENIKYEVETKKSFEEALESVIKSLEEQKFGVLWKLNFKDKLKEKGIEFENNFMILEVCNPHKAKEVLSKHLDVGYFLPCKLVVYEEKGTVKIGMISPDKLIGLLNHEDLSETAKEVQKIMVAAINNAK, encoded by the coding sequence ATGGAAAACATTAAGTACGAAGTTGAAACAAAAAAATCCTTTGAAGAAGCGCTGGAAAGCGTTATAAAAAGCTTGGAGGAGCAGAAGTTTGGTGTGCTGTGGAAACTGAATTTTAAAGATAAATTAAAGGAAAAGGGTATAGAATTTGAAAATAACTTTATGATATTGGAGGTTTGCAACCCGCATAAGGCAAAGGAAGTGCTATCGAAGCATTTAGATGTAGGATATTTTTTACCCTGCAAGCTAGTAGTATATGAAGAAAAGGGAACGGTCAAAATAGGCATGATTAGTCCTGATAAGCTTATTGGGCTTTTAAATCATGAAGACCTAAGTGAAACTGCTAAGGAAGTTCAGAAGATAATGGTTGCTGCAATTAACAATGCTAAATAA
- a CDS encoding winged helix-turn-helix transcriptional regulator → MAVVLAATLKSLISDNIVKREQYDEIPPKVEYSLTDKGKFVVPILQSICRWSGAYHKNESEHIMAQCQKCDYHNE, encoded by the coding sequence ATGGCTGTAGTATTAGCAGCAACCTTGAAAAGTTTAATTTCAGATAACATAGTAAAACGGGAACAATATGATGAAATTCCACCTAAAGTAGAGTATTCACTAACGGATAAGGGTAAATTTGTTGTGCCTATTTTGCAAAGTATTTGTAGGTGGTCTGGAGCTTATCATAAAAATGAAAGTGAACATATAATGGCTCAATGTCAGAAATGTGACTATCACAATGAATAA
- a CDS encoding NUDIX hydrolase encodes MVKVNFCELNTVEDNKLAFAVIMTKFNGQWLYVRHKDRNTWEIPGGHREENENINDTASRELFEETGATKFKLTPICTYSVERDETVDYTESFGQLFYSEVEAVDSLLHFEISEIKLFEEIPDNLTYPLIQPFLYKKVLEFLKEL; translated from the coding sequence ATGGTTAAAGTGAACTTTTGTGAATTAAATACTGTAGAAGACAATAAATTAGCATTCGCTGTTATAATGACAAAATTTAATGGACAGTGGCTTTATGTAAGGCATAAGGACAGAAATACTTGGGAAATTCCAGGTGGACATAGAGAAGAAAATGAGAATATTAATGATACTGCTTCAAGAGAATTATTCGAGGAAACAGGAGCTACAAAGTTTAAATTGACGCCAATATGCACCTATTCTGTAGAAAGAGATGAGACAGTTGATTACACTGAATCTTTTGGACAATTATTTTATTCGGAAGTAGAAGCAGTGGATAGTCTGCTTCATTTTGAAATAAGTGAAATTAAATTATTTGAGGAGATTCCAGATAATTTAACCTATCCTTTGATTCAACCATTTTTGTATAAGAAGGTTTTAGAGTTTTTAAAAGAGCTATAA
- a CDS encoding DUF4177 domain-containing protein, translated as MYENKIVRIELKYGIVEMKPEQDYQEVIEKYTKDGWRFVQVFAPPIAGNGYATFYDLIFERQTNE; from the coding sequence ATGTATGAAAATAAGATTGTGAGAATCGAATTGAAATATGGAATTGTAGAAATGAAGCCCGAACAGGATTACCAAGAAGTTATAGAAAAATATACTAAAGATGGTTGGAGATTTGTCCAAGTGTTTGCACCTCCTATTGCTGGCAATGGTTATGCTACTTTTTATGATTTGATTTTTGAAAGGCAAACAAATGAATAA
- a CDS encoding GerAB/ArcD/ProY family transporter: MKKIGKDDITYQEFTYIIVGAIFGVGVLSLPNRLVEIARQDGWISAAIGGVYPVYIALLTIYISKKFPEDNILSISKKIFGKFIGSILNLLFSAQFFINLIGITSGAINLSIIYIVGFLNVLKVSIVVLILAVYGTYLGLKVVGRISELMYYLTAVLLIIPLIALKDGSLLNISPVLGAGVKNILKASVETGFSYSGVEIMLLIYPNVKDKSNLKSATLKSVMVIVFIYTYITFLTTYFAGPDSTLKSYFSVMLLNETINLPFLNSFRFVFMYMWIMIVFKTIINNYYSFTYTISNAIVKLNIKKMCIILYPIILVVVNTISNEATRRSFISKSINYTATFNIVFLSLVAIIIFFKKGEKNESI; this comes from the coding sequence ATGAAAAAGATAGGAAAAGATGATATTACTTATCAGGAATTTACCTATATAATAGTTGGAGCTATTTTCGGAGTGGGTGTTTTATCTCTTCCCAATAGATTGGTTGAAATAGCAAGACAGGATGGATGGATTTCTGCTGCTATTGGAGGAGTTTATCCTGTATATATTGCGCTTTTAACTATTTATATATCAAAAAAGTTTCCAGAGGATAATATTTTATCTATAAGCAAAAAAATCTTTGGTAAATTTATTGGCTCAATTTTAAATCTTTTATTTTCTGCACAATTTTTTATTAACTTAATTGGCATTACCTCTGGAGCTATAAACTTATCAATAATATATATAGTTGGGTTTTTAAACGTATTGAAGGTTTCCATCGTTGTACTTATATTAGCTGTTTATGGAACCTACCTAGGTTTAAAAGTAGTTGGCAGAATAAGTGAGCTGATGTATTATCTAACGGCGGTTTTATTAATTATTCCTTTAATTGCATTAAAAGATGGTTCATTATTAAACATTTCTCCGGTTTTAGGCGCTGGAGTTAAAAATATTTTAAAAGCAAGTGTGGAAACCGGGTTTTCTTATTCTGGTGTAGAAATAATGCTGTTAATTTATCCTAATGTGAAAGATAAAAGCAATTTAAAGAGCGCAACATTAAAAAGTGTAATGGTAATAGTCTTTATATATACTTATATCACTTTTTTAACCACATATTTTGCAGGACCAGATTCAACTTTAAAATCTTATTTTTCTGTTATGCTTTTGAATGAAACTATAAATCTTCCTTTTTTAAATAGTTTCAGATTTGTCTTTATGTATATGTGGATAATGATTGTTTTTAAAACCATAATAAATAATTACTACAGCTTTACTTATACTATAAGCAACGCCATTGTAAAACTTAACATTAAAAAAATGTGCATAATACTATATCCTATTATTCTTGTTGTAGTAAATACCATTAGCAACGAGGCAACAAGAAGAAGCTTTATATCAAAGTCAATAAACTATACAGCAACCTTCAATATTGTATTTTTATCTTTAGTAGCTATAATAATTTTCTTTAAAAAAGGTGAAAAGAATGAAAGTATATAA
- a CDS encoding spore germination protein: MINNKYNLKNYIELMKKEIGTQSLLVIKHVLAGKDQPVDLALVYVDGLVDKNIIDRDILQPLMLHIDENLNGKDNLADYLAKRYIAMSQTTVMSNIDEAIINVKRGKSIIFVNNQLNFMIVDTKGGSYRAIEESSIETAARAPKESFVENLGTNVSMIRRSIKDKNLCFQRYTLGQRTQTDVCIIYLKDVVDNDVLNSVKERISLINIDNANSSGFIEQLIEDNTYSVFPQLFSTERVDKVVSRILEGRVAIITSGTPIVLTAPATFMEFFHSVEDYYDRFVAANAFRVIRFLAIFIVITATPAYLVLIKYNTELIPINFLIPIMQSRMDIALPAFLEIFLMELIIEFLREGGLRLPSKIAQTLSVVGGIIVGDMAVKSRFVSPTTLFIVGISVVASFVTPNYEMSLSIRFIRFPMLVLAETLGMLGIALGWFSLIMHLLSLESFGVPYYSVNKYKDLQDGATRSPIWKMKERPGEIPHKDNIRQKSIRKYLWRKRK; the protein is encoded by the coding sequence TTGATTAATAATAAATACAATCTAAAAAACTATATAGAGCTTATGAAAAAAGAAATAGGTACTCAAAGTCTTCTTGTTATAAAGCATGTCCTTGCAGGCAAAGATCAGCCTGTGGATTTAGCTCTTGTATATGTAGATGGATTGGTAGATAAAAATATTATCGACAGAGATATTCTTCAGCCTCTTATGCTTCACATAGACGAGAACTTAAACGGCAAAGACAATCTAGCGGATTATCTTGCGAAAAGATATATAGCCATGAGTCAGACTACAGTTATGTCAAATATAGATGAAGCAATTATAAATGTAAAAAGAGGCAAATCTATTATATTTGTTAACAATCAGCTTAATTTTATGATAGTAGATACAAAGGGTGGCAGCTACAGAGCTATTGAAGAATCCAGTATAGAAACTGCTGCAAGAGCTCCTAAGGAAAGCTTTGTTGAAAATCTTGGAACAAATGTGAGCATGATAAGGCGCTCTATAAAAGATAAAAACTTATGTTTTCAAAGATATACCTTAGGCCAAAGAACCCAAACGGATGTATGTATTATTTATTTAAAAGATGTAGTGGATAACGATGTTTTAAATAGTGTAAAAGAGAGAATAAGTCTTATTAATATAGACAATGCTAATAGCTCTGGATTTATTGAGCAATTAATAGAAGATAACACCTATTCTGTATTTCCACAGCTATTTTCAACGGAGAGAGTAGATAAAGTTGTATCACGAATATTAGAAGGAAGAGTAGCTATAATAACTAGCGGCACACCTATAGTACTTACGGCACCTGCAACCTTTATGGAGTTCTTTCATTCAGTAGAGGACTATTACGACAGATTTGTAGCAGCTAATGCTTTCAGAGTAATTAGATTTCTAGCAATATTTATAGTTATTACCGCCACCCCGGCTTATTTAGTGCTTATCAAATATAATACAGAATTAATACCTATAAATTTTCTAATACCTATAATGCAGTCTAGAATGGATATAGCTCTTCCAGCTTTTCTTGAGATATTTTTAATGGAGCTTATAATAGAGTTCTTGCGAGAAGGCGGATTAAGACTGCCAAGCAAGATTGCCCAAACTCTAAGCGTAGTTGGTGGTATTATAGTTGGGGACATGGCTGTAAAATCAAGGTTTGTGAGTCCAACAACCTTATTTATAGTAGGAATTTCAGTTGTTGCTTCCTTTGTAACTCCAAACTATGAAATGTCTCTTTCGATACGATTCATAAGGTTCCCAATGTTAGTTCTTGCTGAAACACTTGGCATGCTTGGAATAGCTTTAGGATGGTTTTCTCTCATAATGCATTTGCTTTCCTTAGAAAGCTTCGGAGTTCCCTATTATTCCGTAAACAAGTATAAGGATTTACAGGATGGTGCCACAAGATCGCCTATTTGGAAAATGAAAGAAAGGCCTGGAGAAATTCCTCATAAAGACAACATAAGACAGAAAAGTATTAGAAAATATTTGTGGAGAAAAAGAAAATGA